In Lolium rigidum isolate FL_2022 chromosome 3, APGP_CSIRO_Lrig_0.1, whole genome shotgun sequence, the genomic window cgccgccgctgccaccgccgAGGCCGAGTTCCTCGCCCTCCTCGACGCTGAGGTGGACAAGTTCAACGCCTTCTTCCtcgagcaggaggaggagttcATCATCAGGCAGAGGGTACGTCTTCCTCGCACCGGCATGCGTGTCTTCAACTAACAGAGCCTCTCCCGGCAGTGTGCAAACATCTCATTCTCATTGTTGTTTCCTGTGGGCGCAGGAACTACAGGAGAGAATCGAGTGGGCGGCCgctgcgaaggcggcggcgccggaggtcGAACACGCGGCTGAGATCGCCCGCCTGCGGAGGGAGGTGGTCGACTTCCACGGCGAGATGGTGCTGCTCCTCAACTACAGCAGCATCAACTACACGGGCCTGGCCAAGATCCTCAAGAAGTACGACAAGCGCACCGGCGGCGTGCTCCGGCTGCCGGTCATCGCCAACGTGCTGCAGCAGCCCTTCTTCACCACGGAGCTCATCTCCAAACTCGTCAAGGACTGCGAGGCCATGATGGAGGCCGTCTTCCCGCTCCCGCCGCAGCAGCTGGTGGAGCGCAAGGCGCTCGCCGTCGCAGAGCAGAGCATCTTCCGCAACACCGTTGCCGCGCTCCTCACCATGCAGGAGGTGCGCAGCGGCAGCTCCACCTACGGCCACTTCTCCATGCCGCCAATGTCCCCAATGGCGGATTCCGACTGGCTGCTCCAGTCCTTCCAGCCGCCCTCACCATTGATCCCAACCTAGTGGCTGACGATCGACACGCACATAATGTGTAATTTCCTTTGTCAGGAAATGCTCAAAAAAAGCATGCAAATGTGTAATTGCCTGACtccctgcttgtaatactttttttcatttttttttctcttacACCAGTAGCTAGTAGGACTTAATAATGTATTTACCATGTGAAATCAACACCCATATGTGTAATTGGCTGCATATAACTACTTTCTTTTCTTAATTTGACATTCCCCTTCACTGAAGTAAACATTGTACTCTCCTCGATCCAAAATGTGAAGTACTTGAGCCTTTTATCTTTCAAACATTTCTAACTTTGACACCATCTATATAAAAACATCTAAAGTATCATACTAGATTTATCATGAAATAGCTTCTATAATTCGTACATAAATAGATGGTCAAAGTATCACTCTTGTTTCCGAGAGAGTCAAAGTATCTTCTTAAGGACAGTGTTAACGTCTTAAAAACTTTACACTATCAAGTACATATAGACACCAGAGAAGAAAGGGACACATTCATAAATTGTTAGTACTAGTACTACAGATTAAAAAAAAGAACTCCATTTGGGAGTGCCCCTAGGCAGAAACATCAGGTGATTTTTTTGGCTGCAAGGCTTATGCAGAGGATAGTGAGTAGATATTGATCGGCAAAATTTACCCCTGGGGACAAGCAGAAGCACATCAATTTTGATGTACCGTCTGTTTCAGTATCCATCAACCATACTACTCTTTTCAGAAAGAAAAAATAACATAGTACTACTAGAAGTTAAAACCGAGTTGTGACTTCCCAGTGAGTCAAAAGTTatcaggaagaagaaagagacaCACTGAGACGACGATAGGCGACGATGTGTAGTGTTGAAGTGGTCATACTATTTCAGATAAGTCAACTCATCATTCAGAACTCTTTCAGCTCTGCAACTATACACTAATGCTTGATGACAAACGCGACAACCAATGCAGCACGACTTACATGAAGAAAATTTTGTGCCAAAGGGCAAGCAAGAAGATGATTCTTTTCAGCCGAGCGAATATACCGCGGTTCGCTGCAGGAGTTGTGGGCTGCTACAAAGTACACATGACATCAAGATCGACGTTGAAAAACTGGTTATCATTTTTCAAGATGCCATCAGTCTCCCATTCATAACCATTCAGGACTTTTCAGATCACATATCAATTCCTTTCTTCGCTTTCTTGTTTGGAAGATGACAAGAATATTCTTCAGAAGGAGATAGCCAGCAGGCGGGTGACTGGACTGGACGGGCCAGTTGCTGCTCTAAATAATTCATCAACGCCGGATATTCCTTCCAAAATGCTGAATTCTTATGTAGCATTGAATGCAGAGTCGAGTCCGTAATAAGATGGCAATTGTGGAGTTCCATATGGAGAAACTGATTGATATGATAGGTCTAACTAAACAAATGCCGGGCTGATACTGTCGGTTGTCGATTTCGAGATGGTGGCTATCTGAATGACTCTTGATCATCACAAAAGTCACCTTGTTAAACGTAAGATAAACTATAGTATGCAGCTATACTTGTCCCCTTCCATCAGATTGGCAGCACTTCTGTAATCATCTCACAATTAGCTTCGCCAAATGAAAAGGTGAATAGAAGGTGTATGGCCTATGTCACCAAACATCGACGTGAGCCGTAGCATATCCCTGTTCTTAGTCCGATATGCTAAACCTTTCTGCCGCACCCAGACAGATGTAAGCATGGGCGGTAGGGCATTATGTTAATGCAGAGTTACAGGTGTCTCCATCTTATCGTAATCTTGCTTTTGCGCAAAGCAGCAAATGACATCGGACATATGCGGCGACGCTGAGTATTGAACAGCCTAAATCTTGCTCCACTAGTGTACATGGTAAACAATGCGCAACGGCCATTTGGGAAGAAAGAACTGGTTAGGCTGATTCCAGAGTGTGTGGTCTTTTATTTAACAGGGAATAGTCGGAAAAATCCCTAATGCAGCTCGTGTTGTTTTGGAGGAAAATAGGAAAGAAAACAAAGTGTGTTCACGTTTTACCCAGAGTTATATAtttattgttgaaatattgggcccacttttagtggcccaaattagatttcagtttttcctataaatctcaaagcccacatagtggcagccttgtgagtttgagcccaagttggtggcagctcactagggagtggcaagaggtgggaagtttagtcccacatggaaagttgggaggaagttagaccaccttataaggtgggttgttccaccactagtaagtgagtgagaataggagtgctacacgcgcgctcatcacgggtcgtcttccgtccaagtcgggcggtgctgcctaccgtcgtctacaacgccatctacttcgacccgtcgtccccgtcgtcaacaacgttgtcatcaacaacgtcactgctgcgacatcgtctgctacaccgccaccgccacctccaccagatcggtacgtgcgacatatctcgatctgtttagcgatggatgttgtcttGTTTGCTCGCTacttgttcatgttgatcactacatctagtatgttcgagtttcacatgttagtagttacttgtcgtcatgcttaatattctggaattaatcatggaaattgtacctaattatccaacaatccaaaaacctaattgtaggcaatttcctgagttaacaatggctggtttttccgatgcaccgaggccggataagtttaccggtgtgcactttaagaggtggcagtataaggccatgctgcGGCTTACTCATGCGAAAGTGTTCGAAGTGActcgatggtttacccgaaggaactatatccgaccaagatcggaacaagttcaaggaaaacaatactctcttcgtcggatgcgttctaagtattcttgccgatcgtacgtgtgatgtgtacatgcacttaacgagatggtaaagagctacgggatgcaccgaatgctaagttcggtgcaaccgatgcgagcgatgaactgtacatcatggagagcttccatgacatcgggatggttaacaaccgttctgtagtcgaacaagctcatgagatacggtgcattgcgaaagagctcgaactccttaagtgtgccttaccgacaagtttgtggctggatgcatcattgctaagttgcccccttcatggaggaactttgccacaaccctcaaacacaagagacgggagatatcggttgaaaatctgatagcgtctcttgatgttgaggagaaagc contains:
- the LOC124698564 gene encoding SPX domain-containing protein 5-like, with translation MKFGKRLKKQIEESLPEWRGQFLSYKELKRRVNAVPSPSLAAAATAEAEFLALLDAEVDKFNAFFLEQEEEFIIRQRELQERIEWAAAAKAAAPEVEHAAEIARLRREVVDFHGEMVLLLNYSSINYTGLAKILKKYDKRTGGVLRLPVIANVLQQPFFTTELISKLVKDCEAMMEAVFPLPPQQLVERKALAVAEQSIFRNTVAALLTMQEVRSGSSTYGHFSMPPMSPMADSDWLLQSFQPPSPLIPT